Sequence from the Papilio machaon chromosome 26, ilPapMach1.1, whole genome shotgun sequence genome:
GAGCTCCGCTCGATCACCCCCCAAGAAGAACAGCGACGGCTCCGCGCGGAAAACGCCAGATTAGCAAAGGAAGTTGAAATCATCCGCGCGGAGCTGAAGGCATTTAAAGAGGCATACTCGGAGTCGCAGAGAAAAGTGGCCGCGACTCCGAGGGAGGCTCCTCAGGCCCAGGAGGGAGTGGAGACAATGCTCAGGGGCGCGCTTGACGAGATGAGGCGCGAACTCTTGGAATCCGTAGGCGGGATGGTGAACGCCCGCCTCGGAGACCTGGAATCGCGCCTCCCCCCTGAGCCGGTGGTCAGACCACCCCTCCAGGCGGATAGGCTCCATCCGCCACCGCCGCGCCCTGTGGCCCGGCCAAACCTAGTTGCTGGTGCTACTAGAACTACAGAGGCACAACCGGCCCCGGCCCCAGCGGCCAAAGCCGGACCGGCCCCAAGGCCAAAGAGGAAAATCAAAAAGACCGGACCGGCCGCCCCTCCCCCCCCTCCACCTGCTGGCGGAGAAGGGAGCGCAGGGAAGGCTGCAAAGGCCAGAGCCGGAACCGCCAATCCCGCCCCCCAAACACCCGGGGGCGACGAAACACCGTGGTCCCAAGTGGTCGGCCGGAAGGCCCGGAATAAAAAGAAGAAGGCTCCGGCCGGGGCCCCGCCCGCTGCACCAGTTCACACTGGTAGGGTGCAGCGGGTTCCCCCCCCTCCCAAGACTGTAAAGATCGTGGCCCCCAAAACGGCGGCCATAACTGTCACCCTCAAACCGGGGGCCACGATCACAAACGAAGAAGGACAGGTCTCTGAGGCCAAATACGTCGACGTCTTGGCTAAGGCCAAGGCAGCGATCTGCCTCAGAGACCTAGGCTTGGAGACGGTAAAGGTCAGAACCAGTATGACCGGCTCCAAGTTAATGGAGGTAGGGGGGACCACCCCGGAAGAGACGGCCGACCGCCTGGCTGCCGAATTGGTCAGAGTTATCGGCGGCTGGGCGGACATCGCGCGTCCGTCCAAACTTGCAGACCTTCGGGTCTCTGGTTTGGACGAGACGACGACGCGCGAAGAGGTGGCAGCCAAACTGGCGTCAACCGGGGGCTGCCACCCTGATATGGTCAAAGTGGGCCTAATTAGGCCCAGCTTCTGGGGTGGGGGTTCCACCCTGGTGCGGTGTCCGGCAGCGGCGGCGAAGGCCCTCGCACAGATAGGGAAGGTGGCCATTGGATGGTGCATGGCCACCGTCACCGCGGTGAGGGCCCGGCCGCTGCGGTGTTTCAAATGCATGCAGCTGGGCCACACCCGGGCCCTATGCCCGTCGGAAGCGGAGGATGGTCGCCTCTGCTTCCGATGTGGCCAAGAGGGCCACAAGAGGGCTGCGTGCGAGGCGCCTGTCCACTGCGCCGTGTGCAAAAGGACAGGCTGCCCGCACGCCCACGTCATGGGGGGGACTAAATGCACCCCCCCCACCATAAGGGGGAAGGCCCGCTCCACCGGCCCTCCCCCTGCGCCAAGAGCGCAGCCGCCGTCCGGGCCGCATCAACCGCCCGAAGAGGAACGTATGCAGGTGTCATAAATGCCCAGACACCTGCATACGGAGTTCCTGCAGACCAACGCCAACCACTCCGCCCGCGCACAGGACCTGCTCATGCAGGCCCTGGCGGAGTGGAAAATTGCCGTTGCTGTCGTGGCCGAGCCCTACCTCATCCCTTCCCAGCCTCATTGGGTCGGGGACACGGAGGGCTCGGTCGGAATGGTGGCGCCGCCAACGGGCCCGCAAATCCTCTCTCTCAGAGAGAGGGGTGCGGGTTACGTGGCGGCAaactggggagaagtagtGCTCATCGGAGTCTACTTCTCCCCGAACAGGAGCCTCTCGCAATTTgagaggttcctggatggcctggaGCTGGTGGTGCGGAGGGCATTGCCAgcccaggtcatcgtgatgggggacctcaaTGCTAAGTGCGCGGCTTGGGGATCCCCCATCACCGACGTCAAGGGGGCGCACCTTCGGGACTGGGCCCTCACTATTGGCCTGGTCCCGGAGAACCGGGGCAGCGCCTTCACATGTGTGCGCGCACGGGGTGGCTCAGTTGTCGACGTGACGTTTGCCACCCCCAATATCGGCGCGCGCATCTCGTGTTGGCGCGTCCTGGAGGACGTGGAGACCCTGTCAGATCACCTGTACATCAGGTTCAGGGTCTCCACAGCGCCCCCTGGGCGTCAAACTCGCACGGCGGGCGGCAGGGGCGTCTTCCCTAGGTGGCAGCTGTCGCGTCTCGACGAAGACCTGGCAGAGGAGGCCGCTATTGTTTGTTCGTGGGCCTCCGACCCCCCTCAATCCCTGGGGGTCGGAGAAAGGGCTGCCAGGTTCCGTCGGGACTTGACAGCTGTATGCGACTCGGCAATGCCTAGGGCTCGACGCCTCGCGCCCCGAGAGGgggtgtactggtggtcgcGGGATCTCGCGGCCCTGCGTGCCACCAGCAACGCCGCTCGCCGTGCTCTATCCCGGTGCCGAAGACGTCGGCACCGGGAGCCGGGCGAGCTGGAGCGCCTCCAGGCCGAAATGCGTTCGGCCAAGAAGGCGCTCCAAGCCGCCATAGGGGCCGCCAAGGACGCTGCATACTCGGAGTTCTTGGCGGCCCTGGATGCggacccgtgggggcgcccgtACCGGATGGTACGGGCCAAATTCAAAACGGCGCCCCCCACGGAGGCCATGGAGCCGGCCGTCCTCAGCGCGGTGGTAGAGGGGCTATTTCCA
This genomic interval carries:
- the LOC123722509 gene encoding actin cytoskeleton-regulatory complex protein PAN1-like, whose product is MASSKKILPQEGTAGYSSGESLPEVTLTSGRPSYSGGAKDCQSTTTARIMTSIASDMDLSKKEGRKAWREGEPEIGKNRTEEDDTSEVELVSVSEASGMSGLSEPPTDSDSTIEGRQDTTEAKKAAPTVPRLALKFPTKRPKKRTLKDDETAAPVAVKVSTAARGRPRRPGAHNAYLQEVRALLAEGEAEESRAGSSKAPPQPPPCLPREQSEPRCAQPAAATIEALAARALLNVATIQGEVKKSGNIKGTVLGHINRATKEVIEAVEELRSITPQEEQRRLRAENARLAKEVEIIRAELKAFKEAYSESQRKVAATPREAPQAQEGVETMLRGALDEMRRELLESVGGMVNARLGDLESRLPPEPVVRPPLQADRLHPPPPRPVARPNLVAGATRTTEAQPAPAPAAKAGPAPRPKRKIKKTGPAAPPPPPPAGGEGSAGKAAKARAGTANPAPQTPGGDETPWSQVVGRKARNKKKKAPAGAPPAAPVHTGRVQRVPPPPKTVKIVAPKTAAITVTLKPGATITNEEGQVSEAKYVDVLAKAKAAICLRDLGLETVKVRTSMTGSKLMEVGGTTPEETADRLAAELVRVIGGWADIARPSKLADLRVSGLDETTTREEVAAKLASTGGCHPDMVKVGLIRPSFWGGGSTLVRCPAAAAKALAQIGKVAIGWCMATVTAVRARPLRCFKCMQLGHTRALCPSEAEDGRLCFRCGQEGHKRAACEAPVHCAVCKRTGCPHAHVMGGTKCTPPTIRGKARSTGPPPAPRAQPPSGPHQPPEEERMQVS